Proteins found in one Triticum aestivum cultivar Chinese Spring chromosome 4D, IWGSC CS RefSeq v2.1, whole genome shotgun sequence genomic segment:
- the LOC123097999 gene encoding protein DENND6B, with amino-acid sequence MNRIPSVSLRGDAAEAGAAAAPDPAALARWARAFCIIRFDLERGQLVEACFPPDALAHGGLDRLVAFSSFPDSMSHHLPRHRSSVHDSLFSFRLPDPSPSAAGSRRGFLYGFVFNRQRQDERLPRGGEQKSVVILSHAPYSSLFRLLLQILGPLCFDIGHTALTMVASHVAAWPAPSPGCPMELPIGSAALRVHLPPAANDPGPPPALLPANPSVPYGLFHDADLFAAFRGLLLHLWTLWELMVVGEPILVVAPSPPQCSEAVAGLVSLVAPILYSVDFRPYFTIHDPDFARLNALAEGEVFPPMVLGVTNLFFLRSLKSVPNVVSVGSPNPNSTRVLPAGGQSPASANGSNGTPVRLKLDKLAISKFSPTGLLNSIKLRREGPLSLMTEHKEALWSTYVPTTKPDTSVLNRLIDAGVSPRIEESMSVVNNEILRRHFLELTTNFLAPFGPYLRTTTPLEGSSPFVDPPLLPPFHADEFVNGLASRGPGKFLSKRMKSNWLDLYRKFLEGPNFMPWFRQRRSAAEQDQLRLWRQARMNVDIEKLMSKMSELERIDSFNVIERYLLKEMENSRTATAESIAACQKLKADLQAAFSVLPKDMQQLLLSNPKRAVLLQASQEKVSGLGDVVSQTSL; translated from the exons ATGAACCGGATCCCGTCCGTCTCGCTGCGGGGCGACGCGGCcgaggcgggcgcggcggcggcgcccgaCCCCGCGGCGCTGGCGCGGTGGGCGCGGGCCTTCTGCATCATCCGCTTCGACCTGGAGCGCGGGCAGCTGGTGGAGGCCTGCTtcccgcccgacgcgctcgcccaCGGCGGCCTCGACCGCCTCGTCGCCTTCTCCTCCTTCCCGGACTCCATGTCCCACCACCTCCCGCGCCACCGCTCCTCCGTCCACGACTCGCTCTTCTCCTTCCGTCTCCCGGACCCCTCCCCGTCCGCGGCGGGCTCCCGCCGCGGCTTCCTCTACGGCTTCGTCTTCAACCGCCAGCGCCAGGACGAGCGCCTCCCCCGCGGCGGCGAGCAGAAGTCCGTTGTCATACTTTCACACGCGCCCTACTCTTCGCTGTTCCGCCTGCTGCTGCAGATCCTTGGCCCCCTCTGCTTCGACATAGGCCACACTGCGCTGACAATGGTGGCGTCGCACGTTGCCGCCTGGCCGGCGCCGTCACCAGGGTGCCCCATGGAGCTCCCCATTGGCAGCGCCGCTCTGCGGGTGCACCTTCCGCCCGCGGCCAACGACCCTGGGCCGCCGCCTGCGCTGTTGCCGGCGAACCCCTCGGTGCCGTATGGGCTCTTCCACGATGCTGATCTATTTGCTGCGTTTCGTGGCTTGCTCCTCCACCTGTGGACTCTTTGGGAACTCATGGTTGTTGGTGAACCCATACTGGTTGTGGCGCCATCACCACCTCAGTGCTCCGAGGCTGTGGCTGGGCTTGTTAGCCTTGTTGCTCCAATCTTGTATAGTGTGGACTTCAGGCCGTACTTCACTATTCATGATCCGGACTTCGCTCGCCTTAATGCGCTTGCAGAAGGCGAGGTGTTCCCACCGATGGTGCTCGGGGTGACGAACTTGTTTTTCCTGAGGAGTCTTAAGAGTGTTCCAAATGTGGTGTCCGTGGGAAGCCCGAATCCAAATTCTACTAGGGTGCTCCCAGCAGGTGGGCAATCACCAGCATCAGCAAATGGATCCAATGGGACACCTGTGAGGCTCAAACTCGACAAACTTGCAATCAGTAAGTTTTCGCCCACTGGTCTATTGAATTCAATCAAGTTGAGGAGAGAAGGCCCTCTTTCCCTCATGACAGAGCATAAAGAGGCGCTATGGAGCACATATGTGCCAACTACAAAGCCCGACACCTCTGTTCTAAATAGACTCATTGATGCCGGTGTGTCGCCTAGAATTGAGGAGTCCATGTCAGTCGTCAACAATGAGATATTGAGGCGGCATTTCTTGGAGCTAACGACCAACTTCCTTGCGCCTTTCGGGCCATATCTGAGAACTACAACACCACTGGAAGGGAGTTCTCCATTCGTTGATCCACCATTACTTCCACCATTTCACGCAGATGAGTTTGTCAATGGTTTGGCTTCTAGAGGTCCAGGGAAATTTTTGTCGAAAAGGATGAAGTCCAATTGGTTGGATTTATATAG AAAATTCTTGGAAGGCCCTAACTTCATGCCTTGGTTCCGACAAAGACGTTCTGCTGCAGAGCAAGATCAGCTAAGGTTATGGAGGCAAGCTCGCATGAATGTTGATATCGAGAAGTTAATGTCAAAGATGTCCGAGTTGGAGAGGATTGATTCTTTTAATGTTATTGAGCGGTATCTTCTCAAAGAGATGGAG AATTCTCGGACAGCTACTGCTGAATCAATAGCAGCATGCCAGAAACTGAAGGCAGACCTCCAAGCAGCATTCAGTGTCCTCCCAAAGGACATGCAGCAGCTGCTGCTTTCCAACCCTAAACGAGCCGTGCTTCTTCAAGCCAGCCAAGAAAAGGTCTCAGGACTTGGGGACGTTGTCTCCCAGACAAGTTTGTAG